The DNA region TGCATGAACATCGCTCACGGGTGGCACATGGGTGTTACAAAAAGCCAATTTAAGAAGATAAGTATGTGCGTAACAACACAAAACCTATTCTACCAACTCGTTCGCAGTACATTCCTGACATTGCTGCTATTCCTGCAATTGAATGGATTTGCATTCGCCGGAGACAATCTGCTGGACGGTGTTGTCTTGAACCATAGCAGTGGGGATGATGAAATCGACCGGATACGCCAAGAAATAAAGACGCATCCCACGGACGAAAGCAACTACGTCTATCGTGGAACCATGGCAAGGTTATGGGCAGCGGCCCTGGGGCATCAAGGCGCTGTCACCGGAGGAAGGTTCAGCCCGGTAAACCTTCAGACAGAACGTATTGCATCCATTCCGAACGAAAAGGAGCGTAAGAAGTTAATCGCCAGGTACGGAAATATGATTGATGAAGGCTATCGCGTTCTTGAATCAATCCAAGAGGAGATAGGAATCAATTCCTCAAAGAAACTGACTCCATTCATGTCGGATCCAAAGAGCGTAAAGCCGCCCGTTAAAACCGAAACACCATGGTCGCAATATCAAGGAACATTGACGCATGTAGGCAATAATGGAACCGAGGGGCCTGTCTATGGTCGAATCGCTTGGGATTTCCCTGTTGGTCTCGCGTGGGAATCAAAACCTGTTGTCGAAGGAGATAAAGTTTACCTAACGTCTCCGGGGGTGCGAAACATGCTATTTACCCTCGATATAAACACCGGGAAAGTTGTCGATTCTGCGAAGAAGACACCGTTGCCGGGCAGTGTATACAGTAATCCGGCCACTGCTTCATCGCCAATCCTACTCAAGGATCATATACTGCTTCGTGAACTTGGCAGTCGAGGTAACGCTGGACCCGCCAAAGAAGTTGTCTATATCAACAAAACAACGGGGCAAGTGGACAAAGAAGTCCATGCCGGGCATGTTGATTATCGAGTTGGGTATGCCCCTCTTGCTGCCAATGAAAAGTATATGGTTTATCCCTTTGCTATCCATGAACTCGAACAAACTCCGCCTGACGTACAAGCATTCAGTCATATCATTTGTAAGGATACTAAAACAGGAGAGCTGATTAGGGATATCCACGTTGGCCAAACTTTTGCGGAGCCGCTACTCCAAGACAATATGGTTTATATCGGAGTCAATGACGGATATGTCTATCGCTTTGATGCATCTGAAGCGGACCAGCCGAGTAGTCGGTCTGTCATGGCCAGGGACCAGGAAGTGACCTGGAGGTTCAAAGCAGGTGGGGCGGTGAACCGAAAGATGGCCGTGGATGCAAAACAAGTCTACTTCGGCGCAAATGATGGATCCGTATACAGCCTCAACAAAATAACTGGGAAGCTCATCTGGAAATATACGGTTGAAAAGCCCGTTCCCGAGGCATTTCGCCATTTCTCCACTCCACGGGTAACGGGCAATTATGTGTTTATCGGTTCAGCCGACAAAAATCTGTATTGTCTAGATGCTTCCAGCGGCAAAGTTGTATTTGAGCATGCATCCAGCGACTGGATTCGTGCCTGCCCGGTGGCAACGGACACCCATGTCTATTTTGCCTCCATGAACGGCGAGATTTATAATGTCGATTACAGTGGGAGGCAGCCAAAAGAAGTGTGGAAAAAACGTATTGGAGAGCATTGGATTTATGCAGATCTTGCACTGTCAGACAACAAACTACTATTAAACGATTCCGATCTTTATAGCTACTGTGTCGACACCGATAAGGGTGATGTCCTGTGGCGATTCAGTGTACTCAAATCATTTTATCAAGAAGATGGTTACAGGGTATACACCGATCGGGTAGCCGGCGGTACGTACTACCAGTCCAAAGCGATTGCGGTCGATGGGCAGATATTCATTGGAACCCCTTCACGGTTTATCTATTCCCTCGATGCTGAGACCGGCGAAGAAATTTGGAAATATGAAATAGGAGCCGCGATATCGGGAGCACCCGTTTACGACGACAACAAAATTTATGTCGGTCAGCAGGGTGGTGAAGATGATTTTTATTGTTTGGATGCCAAAACAGGCAAGCTGATCTGGAAACAGAATGTTGGCTGGGTGTGGGGATCCGCAGCAGCCGGTGACGGATTGGTATTCATTCCGGGTATAGATGGTTATGTCAATTGTCTGGACGGCAATAGTGGCAACATCATCTGGCGTTATCGTACGGATAAATCAGTATGCAGCGAGCCCATGGTGATGGGGGATTACGTGTATTTCGGAGGCTGGGATACATTCCTGTATAAGTTTGAAAAGCGAACCGGAAAGCTGGCTTGGAAATACGCAGGCGGTGGTTCCGATTCAGGTGTAACCATAGGATTCGACGGCAAACTCATTTTACCCGGTGCTGGCATGACTTGCATCGACGATGAAACGACCGAATTGCTCTGGAGACCTGTTTTGGAAGGTAGCAGCAATGGTACCCCAGCATACCACGATGGGCAGGTATTTGTTTCGATGTGGTCAGGCGAAATGGTGGCATTGGATGCGAAAACCGGAAACAGGAATTGGTCTCTGGCCGGGGCGTCAGGAATTACGGCTCCTGTTGTTGGAAGCAACGGTTACGTCTACTCCGGAGCACGCGGCAACCCGTTTTTTAGTGCCTATCATGAAAAAGGGAATGAAAATGGATCAACCGACTGTTTGTTCCGAGTCAGGATGGCAAACGGACTTGAAGAATCCACACCTGCGCTCTATCGGGGCAGAGCCTATGTGCTTAGTGGTGGAGGATATTTCTATGCCATCGAATAGCCGAAGCGAAAGCTGCTCGCTTGAAACGAGTTGTAAAGAAGAACGCTTGAATAGAAATAAATACTATGAAACTAAGCAAGTTTTCCACGCTAACGCTGTTATTCGTTCTTCCTGTCATGCTGGTATCGAGTTGTGCTAGGGGAGAAGCAGCTCGACCCAATATCTTGTTGATCACAGCGGATGATATGAGTTACAGCAGTCCGGGTTTTGCGGGAGGCGTAGCTCCCGGGGTAAGCCCGAACATCGACCGCCTGGCAAGTGAAGGTTTTTCTTTTGAGAGGGCTTTCGCGACCGTTGCGGTTTGTCAACCTTCGCGTCAGTCCATGCTTTCCGGACGATATCCCCACAACTA from Novipirellula artificiosorum includes:
- a CDS encoding outer membrane protein assembly factor BamB family protein → MNIAHGWHMGVTKSQFKKISMCVTTQNLFYQLVRSTFLTLLLFLQLNGFAFAGDNLLDGVVLNHSSGDDEIDRIRQEIKTHPTDESNYVYRGTMARLWAAALGHQGAVTGGRFSPVNLQTERIASIPNEKERKKLIARYGNMIDEGYRVLESIQEEIGINSSKKLTPFMSDPKSVKPPVKTETPWSQYQGTLTHVGNNGTEGPVYGRIAWDFPVGLAWESKPVVEGDKVYLTSPGVRNMLFTLDINTGKVVDSAKKTPLPGSVYSNPATASSPILLKDHILLRELGSRGNAGPAKEVVYINKTTGQVDKEVHAGHVDYRVGYAPLAANEKYMVYPFAIHELEQTPPDVQAFSHIICKDTKTGELIRDIHVGQTFAEPLLQDNMVYIGVNDGYVYRFDASEADQPSSRSVMARDQEVTWRFKAGGAVNRKMAVDAKQVYFGANDGSVYSLNKITGKLIWKYTVEKPVPEAFRHFSTPRVTGNYVFIGSADKNLYCLDASSGKVVFEHASSDWIRACPVATDTHVYFASMNGEIYNVDYSGRQPKEVWKKRIGEHWIYADLALSDNKLLLNDSDLYSYCVDTDKGDVLWRFSVLKSFYQEDGYRVYTDRVAGGTYYQSKAIAVDGQIFIGTPSRFIYSLDAETGEEIWKYEIGAAISGAPVYDDNKIYVGQQGGEDDFYCLDAKTGKLIWKQNVGWVWGSAAAGDGLVFIPGIDGYVNCLDGNSGNIIWRYRTDKSVCSEPMVMGDYVYFGGWDTFLYKFEKRTGKLAWKYAGGGSDSGVTIGFDGKLILPGAGMTCIDDETTELLWRPVLEGSSNGTPAYHDGQVFVSMWSGEMVALDAKTGNRNWSLAGASGITAPVVGSNGYVYSGARGNPFFSAYHEKGNENGSTDCLFRVRMANGLEESTPALYRGRAYVLSGGGYFYAIE